Part of the Debaryomyces hansenii CBS767 chromosome C complete sequence genome is shown below.
TTGGATAATACCAAAAAGTTACAAATCGAGCTCACCAAGGACTTGTTCAATAACTCGACCGAAAATACCTCTGAAAAGTCCGATAACCCATTTGGAGCGTCCGCAAATCCGTTCGGAGCTACAGCTAATCCATTCGACGCCGCAATCAACCCATTCAGCCAACCCAAGAATAAAGAGGCCGAAGACACTAAATCGCACCAACAGCTGACCAAGGAGTCGTTTGCTGAAGCCGCATCCAAAAATTTGCCAAAATCACATCCTAAGAAAGCGTCGTCAACTGTAGGCCAGTTGCCTTCTTATCCGGGATATTTCGTGTATGTAGAgcaagaaaaatttaaaaagGTCACCGTCGAGCCtgaattggaaaaataCAAGCATTTGGTCGAtcttgatgatgaaactgAGTCCACATCTCGCGCCGAAAAAAAGCAATCGTCCTCGTCATCACACATGAACCCCCAAACTGCCAAAATCTCTGATATGCTCGATGACAAATACTTCGAAGCATTCACCAACACCACAAAACACAATAGCTCCCAAGTTCTTCGATACGATCTCGGTGGTAAGCCTTTGCTCTATTCGGGGCAGGACGAAATTGCAGCAAAATTCAAAGGCCGCGACACAAACTTTAATATTCCAAACCCGGGCTACAATCCATCGTCCAACCGCCAATTCGAATGCCAGCTTATGCCGAAGGCTATCTTGGATTTGGAGAACGGGGACGACAAGTCTGCATCTCTCACCGACATATTAAATGGTATGTCTTGGGGAACTATTATTGTATGTACCGATGCTGAGGACTACATGCCTGCAGATGCGTTCGATGAAAATCATGTTGCATACATCGATGAATGGTGCGGTGTTCAATGGGAAGAAAGTGTATAGCATATTTCGTGTATGTAGATATGTGAGTGGGTATATGTAGGATTGCAGACCAATAGACGTGAATTAGTATGGCGGTGTAGGACGCGAATCGGGCGGTTTATTAATAGTTAAAAGTATCAGGATAACAGTTGAAGGTACAGCTCTGCATATAGTCCAGATGGCCCTCCTTTGGCATTTCTTTATAtaaccaatttttcaaaccTAGACCCAGGCTAAAGAATAAGTACaagattttctttatattataatcaTTCGAGATACAAGATAAACGGAAGACGTTGATAGAGTATGTCCCAAAGCTTTCCTCGTAATGACACATCTTCCAGCTCGGAAGATGAAACAGACAATTATAGATCTCATATCCAGATTCCGAGTTTAGATCTAGCAAACTATAGGAAGCAGCAAAAATCTACTTCCAAGACGAACCTTGCCAAAGCAGGTAAGAAACTCAAGAACAACAAGTCGGTGAGATTCCCTGATCTGTATTCGCCTAGAGACACCATTATCAGTAATGCGTCAACCACGAATAATTCTTCGTCAGATTCTGAGTTAGAGCAAGATATGGTAACAGGTGAGAATTCGAATTTgccaaatttcaatttttctgcAAACCAGGTACACTCGCCAGAATATGCGAATGAAGATGACGCTAACGATGACAGTGGCGAAGAAGAGGACACATTTGAGCCTCCGGCAGACTTCTATGCGTCGGAAGGCTCGGACGAAGACATGGAAGCGGATAACGAAGGTGATAACGTAGAGGATAAGGAAGAGGTGgtaaatgaaaaagaagaaatagcaGATGATTTGCATTCTAAAAGCTCCAAGACATCTAGAGAGTCTAAGTCATTTAATGCGGGAACCAAAAATTCGAGAAGGTCACTCAATTCGCTTCAACGTAATGAAACTGATGTAACAGACCAGTTGAAGAGAACAACTTCTACAACTTCTTCGTCCAAAAGATCAAATTCAGACAAACGTACGGGGTTCAAAGATATTTTACGTAAATTTGCTCTAGTTGATCAACAATATCCTGAGGCCCCAAGTAACCGTGAGAGTGAGGATTTGGGAGAGCCACAGCCATCGAGATCTGACACATTCTTAGGTAATGTGTTGTCCATGGCTGGCGAGAGTGGTGGATTGGTGCCTGGAGCTACGCATTTTTCTAGGGAAAAGACaatagatgaagaagaagaagtgggctttgaagatgaagactCAGATCTTATtgaaatgaagaaattagatTTCGCACAACTTAGTAACGAAGCGCAGAATTTAATCTCTACTCATGTGCCAGATTTAGCTAATAAGTTGCCAGAAGGTACAAGCAGTGACCAACAACTCGATTATTCAGATACTTCAGCctcaaatttaattaagaACGATGAAGAAACGGGTAATGAAGCAACCAAGaaggatgatgaattctATACACCAAATCCAGATTATTTCATTCGGGgtgatattaataatgaaaatgatgcaGATGACTATTTAATGTTGGATGAGCATATGGACGACATTGCTCCCCCTAAACGAGTTCAAGCTGGTGTTCTTTCCTCGttgttaaaattatatcagAATCCTCAAGAACAAcaatcttcatcttctttgACCTCGAAAAGTACTTATGGGGGTAATACTTTGGCTGATGATTCAAATTACAGTTACAGCGACCCTAAAGCGGCGAGTACTCTAGATTTCacaaagttgaaaaatgatttcaaaaatggtCCAAAGAGAATGGCTAATAAAATACCAGGTAGAAAGCACGGAGCTCAAAAACAAGATACGCAAGACGAATCTGCTCAGAAATATTATGATGAGGATGGTAATGAGATTGCTGCGCCAAATTTACCATCATTTCATAATGCAAAACCTAAAGCTCCCAAAAAGATTGCAGCCGCGGGTAAAGTTCCATCCAAGGTGCACAAGAAACTTAAAGAACATAAGAGACAGCAAGATCAACAACTTCGTATTACAGTGCATATAGCTGATATTCTTCATAGacaaagatttattatgaGAATGTGTAAAGCATTGATGATGTTTGGAGCGCCAACTCATAGATTGGAGGAATATATGACTTTAACGAGTAGAGTGTTAGAGATTGATGGTCAATTCGTATATTTTCCTGGTTGTATGATTGTATCATTCGGTGATGCATCAACCAGAACTTCAGAGGTCCACTTGGTTAGATGTGCCCAGGGcttgaatttatcaaagcTTTCTGACACACATCGAATCTATAAAGGTGTTATTCATGACATCTTACCGGTTGATGAAGCCTCTACTcaacttgaagaattattgaagaaaaagaatagaTACTCACCATGGCTATGTGTTTTCTTATATGGGTTGGGTTCATCTATGGTTTGTCCTTTTGCTTTTAATGGTGGATGGTATGATGTCCCAATTGCGTTTGGTGTAGGATTATGTGTCGGGTACTTGCAGTTTTTTgtatcttcaaaatctaaCTTGTACTCGTCCGTCTTCGAAGTCACTGCATCTATTGTTGTCACATTTATTGCTAGAGCTATCGGGTCCATTCATGATGGTGAATACTTTTGTTTTTCTGCTATTGCACAAGGATCACTAGCATTGATTTTACCTggttatattattttgaccGGTTCTTTAGAGTTACAATCGAGAAATATTGTTGCTGGTTCTGTTAGAATGTTCTATGCTATTATCTATTCGTTATTCTTAGGGTTTGGAATCACATTAGGAGCATCGTTATATGGTTGGGTTGATAGTAATGCAATCTCAACTACAAAGTGTAAAAACTCAATTAAACAggatgaattcaaaattctcTTTGTTCCATTATTTTCAGCGTGTTTGGGTTTGATTAATCAGGCAAGATGGAGGCAGTTACCAATTATGATTGTTATCGCATGTGCTGGTTATGTCGGTACATTTTTTGCTGGTAAACATAAACAATTTAGTGAAGTCACGGAATTTACTGCTTGTATCGGTGCGTTTATTGTGGGAATTTTGGGTAATTtgtattcaagaattggtAAAGGTATGGCGGTTGCTGCCATGTTGCCAGCTATTTTTGTGCAAGTTCCTTCTGGTATTGCATCTCAAAGTACTCTCTTAGCTGGTGTTGAATCAGCTGATAAACTTACAAGTAGTAA
Proteins encoded:
- a CDS encoding DEHA2C03256p (similar to uniprot|P25040 Saccharomyces cerevisiae YOL022C Protein required for cell viability) gives rise to the protein MSSHDEYSSDEEDIIDEKQTSQVYLGFVDAPILSNEKDPEDNDEPTIEDTFIGGKPVWLHPDSQPQDSQIKCDSCGGKMALLSQVFAPFEGKSYDRVLYIFGCPKTSQCSKKKGSIKCIRGISKDPIKMAQIEAESEEAARKEFDEKLRLDNTKKLQIELTKDLFNNSTENTSEKSDNPFGASANPFGATANPFDAAINPFSQPKNKEAEDTKSHQQSTKESFAEAASKNLPKSHPKKASSTVGQLPSYPGYFVYVEQEKFKKVTVEPELEKYKHLVDLDDETESTSRAEKKQSSSSSHMNPQTAKISDMLDDKYFEAFTNTTKHNSSQVLRYDLGGKPLLYSGQDEIAAKFKGRDTNFNIPNPGYNPSSNRQFECQLMPKAILDLENGDDKSASLTDILNGMSWGTIIVCTDAEDYMPADAFDENHVAYIDEWCGVQWEESV
- a CDS encoding DEHA2C03278p (similar to uniprot|P42947 Saccharomyces cerevisiae YJL107C followed by uniprot|P42946 Saccharomyces cerevisiae YJL108C PRM10 Pheromone-regulated protein), with the protein product MSQSFPRNDTSSSSEDETDNYRSHIQIPSLDLANYRKQQKSTSKTNLAKAGKKLKNNKSVRFPDSYSPRDTIISNASTTNNSSSDSELEQDMVTGENSNLPNFNFSANQVHSPEYANEDDANDDSGEEEDTFEPPADFYASEGSDEDMEADNEGDNVEDKEEVVNEKEEIADDLHSKSSKTSRESKSFNAGTKNSRRSLNSLQRNETDVTDQLKRTTSTTSSSKRSNSDKRTGFKDILRKFALVDQQYPEAPSNRESEDLGEPQPSRSDTFLGNVLSMAGESGGLVPGATHFSREKTIDEEEEVGFEDEDSDLIEMKKLDFAQLSNEAQNLISTHVPDLANKLPEGTSSDQQLDYSDTSASNLIKNDEETGNEATKKDDEFYTPNPDYFIRGDINNENDADDYLMLDEHMDDIAPPKRVQAGVLSSLLKLYQNPQEQQSSSSLTSKSTYGGNTLADDSNYSYSDPKAASTLDFTKLKNDFKNGPKRMANKIPGRKHGAQKQDTQDESAQKYYDEDGNEIAAPNLPSFHNAKPKAPKKIAAAGKVPSKVHKKLKEHKRQQDQQLRITVHIADILHRQRFIMRMCKALMMFGAPTHRLEEYMTLTSRVLEIDGQFVYFPGCMIVSFGDASTRTSEVHLVRCAQGLNLSKLSDTHRIYKGVIHDILPVDEASTQLEELLKKKNRYSPWLCVFLYGLGSSMVCPFAFNGGWYDVPIAFGVGLCVGYLQFFVSSKSNLYSSVFEVTASIVVTFIARAIGSIHDGEYFCFSAIAQGSLALILPGYIILTGSLELQSRNIVAGSVRMFYAIIYSLFLGFGITLGASLYGWVDSNAISTTKCKNSIKQDEFKILFVPLFSACLGLINQARWRQLPIMIVIACAGYVGTFFAGKHKQFSEVTEFTACIGAFIVGILGNLYSRIGKGMAVAAMLPAIFVQVPSGIASQSTLLAGVESADKLTSSNSTTTDTSTASDSAGSLAFGATMVKVSIGISVGLFASALFVYPFGKKKTGLFSL